Genomic DNA from Jonesia denitrificans DSM 20603:
TCAAGGATGCGCCCATTGGTGTAGTAACGGATCCACGGGCCTTCTTGCCGATTGTGGATGAACGAGCCTTCTTGGAGGAGGAGCCCGTGATCTCGAAACCAGATCCACGGCCCATCGAGCTGGTCGTCCACATACCAGCCAGCAGCCTTCAGTGCGCCAGATTTGTACCAAAAAAGCCACGGACCAATCCGCTGCCCGGCTTGAACCGCTCCCACCCCTGAGCGGTCGCCTGCAGCGAAAGTTTCCGTGGTCACTGAGGCGCCAGCACTTAACTCAAGGTCAGCGATCAAACTTTCCAACCGCTGCACAATGCTGGACACAGCAAACTGTGACGACTCAATTTGATCACGCGGGAGTTCTTCGACTTCCCGCACCCGCAAACCGAGGTTTGCGTCGCGAAGCGCCGCAATCAATTCATCATTTGCTAACCGGAACTTCGCACGGTGCTGCAACGTAAACGCATACGTCTCATACATGTCACGCCGCTGTGCATCGCCTGATCGAAGGCACACGATGTGGGCCGAAGTCACACACGCATCAAACAAATCAGCGGCTTGCCCAAAGCGCTCAGCGCTGTCGGCACTGTTCCACTGCAAAGCGGTGGCAAAACGCAGCGCTGGGCGAATCAATTCTGGAGCAATCACCGGGACAGGCCGGCCCTCCTCCAACGCAGTAATGATGTCGTCACCCCCACGAAGCCGCAAAGAACCCCGCGCAATCTCCTCCGCGCGCGTGTATTGCTCTGACATGCGCAGCCACTGAATAAGTTCAGCAACAATCTGTGCGCGCTGCTCACGTTGATCCGCAAGGTCACGATAACGAGCCAACAGAGCGTTGGCGTACTCACGTGCAGCATCGACATCGGCAGGAACCTCACGCAAAGTTGTGGGGTCCCAAGAAAAGGTAGGGCGATCCATAGCCTTCACATTACCGTTCAACACTGCACCCGATCATGACCACAACACAAGGGGCGCACCCTGGTGGGCACGCCCCTTGGCATAAGCATGATCAATCAGATACGGTCAGCGCGTTGGACAGCCAACGCACGGTCCACATCGGCAAGACACTCCACAACAACACGACGCAACGCAGGTGCAGCATCTGCGTGCTCACTCAACCAGCGATGCGCGGCGTCAGAAAGTTCTTGTGAGGCAAGCGGCGTGGGGAACAAACCAGTGATGATCTGGCTGGCCATGTGGAATGAACGCTCACTCCACAACCGTTCCAAACTCTCAAAGTACGGCTCCACCAGTGCTTCCACGACGTCGGCATCAAGGACATGAACGAATCCCTGAGCGGTGGCACGCGCAATCGCATTCGTTGCGTCCGTGTCAACCACCAGTGAATCAAACGCTGCCCGCTTACCCTCAGGCGTGGGCAGTGCGGCACGTGCCCGGGCGGCAGCCTGAGCACCGGAGGCTGTTGAATCCGCCTCGAACGCCGCATCAATGTCGCGTGAATCCGCGTGGCCTGACAGCACCAACCCTTCAAGTAGTTCCCATCGAAGGTCAGTGTCAATGGTTAGCCCCTCGAGAGCGATGGTTCCCTCAAGTAGATCGCGAAGGGCTTGCTGTTGTTCGTCGCCAACGGGCAAAGCAGCCAGGTACTTCACGAATTGGAACTGCGCATCTGACCCTGGTGCGGCTTCACGTGCAAGGTCCCACAAACGCGAGGACACCAAGTGCATCGCTTCTTTCCTACGTGCGGGTGCCACATACATCCGTGCAGCGGTCACAACCTGAGCGAGAGTAGTGCGAAGTGTGGTGGACTCAGTTTCGCGACCAATGTGGTTGAGAACGAGGGCCACATAGTCTGAGGCGGGGAACTCCCCATCCCGGGTGGCGTCCCACAGTGCCGCCCACACCAAAGAACGGGCGAGCGGTGCGGAGATGTCAGACAACCTCTGCGCTGCAACAGTCAGTGACTCACTGTCAAACCGAATCTTGGCGTAGGCCAGGTCATCGTCATTGAGGAGGATCAACGCTGGTCGGCGTGTCCCTTCCAGTTCTGTGACACGTGTTGTTGCACCTTCAACGTCCAATTCGACGCGGTGGGTCCGTACGAGCGCATCACTGTCATCGACGCTGTAGAAACCAACTGCCATGCGGTGTGGCCGAAGCGTGGGGTAGTCAGGTGTGGCGGTTTGCTCAATAACAAACGAGGTGATCGTGCCGTGTTCGTCCACCTCCACACGTGGTGACAGTGTGTTCACCCCAGCAGTTTCCAGCCACAATGAAGCCCATGACGTCAGTTCACGGCCTGAGGTTTTCTCCAGTTCACGAAGGAGGTCGCCAAGTTCAGTGTTCCCCCAGGCGTGTGTGGTGAAGTAGGCGGACACACCCGCCATGAACTGTTCCAACCCCACCCATGCAACGAGTTGTTTGAGCACTGACCCACCTTTGGCGTAGGTGATTCCGTCGAAGTTCACGTACACATCTTCGAGGTCGTTGATGGGGGCGACGATTGGGTGGGTGGAGGGCAGCTGATCTTGCCGGTACGCCCAGGTTTTTTCCATGGCGTTGAACGTGGTCCAGGCCTCATGCCACTGAGTTGCTTCGGCGGTCGCAAGTGTGGAGGCCCATTCTGCGAAGGATTCGTTGAGCCACAGGTCGTTCCACCACTTCATGGTGACAAGGTCACCAAACCACATGTGGGCAAGTTCGTGCAGGATGGTGACAACACGGCGTTCTTTGATGGCGTCTGTGACTTTGGACCGGAACACATAGGTTTCGGTGAAGGTCACACACCCTGCGTTTTCCATGGCTCCTGCGTTGAACTCAGGAACGAACAGTTGGTCGTATTTTTCAAAGGGGTAGGGCACCTGGAATTGGCTTTCAAAGAATTCAAAGCCGCGCCGGGT
This window encodes:
- the pepN gene encoding aminopeptidase N, with the protein product MPGQNLTRLEAEQRSTLIAVDSYQVTIDVTAPGDTFVSTTTVNFTAQPGSSTFIDLIAESIDTITLNGRSLDPQSVFHDSRISLNDLTATNTLTVTAHCRYMNTGEGLHRFVDPVDNEVYLYTQFEVPDARRMFAVFEQPDLKATFQFTVTAPSRWEVVSNQPTPQPVAHDNDTATWQFPATPRISSYITALVAGPYTVTRSELTSSDGRTIPLGVFSRASMAEHLDTDEIIDITRRGFEFFESQFQVPYPFEKYDQLFVPEFNAGAMENAGCVTFTETYVFRSKVTDAIKERRVVTILHELAHMWFGDLVTMKWWNDLWLNESFAEWASTLATAEATQWHEAWTTFNAMEKTWAYRQDQLPSTHPIVAPINDLEDVYVNFDGITYAKGGSVLKQLVAWVGLEQFMAGVSAYFTTHAWGNTELGDLLRELEKTSGRELTSWASLWLETAGVNTLSPRVEVDEHGTITSFVIEQTATPDYPTLRPHRMAVGFYSVDDSDALVRTHRVELDVEGATTRVTELEGTRRPALILLNDDDLAYAKIRFDSESLTVAAQRLSDISAPLARSLVWAALWDATRDGEFPASDYVALVLNHIGRETESTTLRTTLAQVVTAARMYVAPARRKEAMHLVSSRLWDLAREAAPGSDAQFQFVKYLAALPVGDEQQQALRDLLEGTIALEGLTIDTDLRWELLEGLVLSGHADSRDIDAAFEADSTASGAQAAARARAALPTPEGKRAAFDSLVVDTDATNAIARATAQGFVHVLDADVVEALVEPYFESLERLWSERSFHMASQIITGLFPTPLASQELSDAAHRWLSEHADAAPALRRVVVECLADVDRALAVQRADRI
- a CDS encoding toxin-antitoxin system YwqK family antitoxin, which encodes MDRPTFSWDPTTLREVPADVDAAREYANALLARYRDLADQREQRAQIVAELIQWLRMSEQYTRAEEIARGSLRLRGGDDIITALEEGRPVPVIAPELIRPALRFATALQWNSADSAERFGQAADLFDACVTSAHIVCLRSGDAQRRDMYETYAFTLQHRAKFRLANDELIAALRDANLGLRVREVEELPRDQIESSQFAVSSIVQRLESLIADLELSAGASVTTETFAAGDRSGVGAVQAGQRIGPWLFWYKSGALKAAGWYVDDQLDGPWIWFRDHGLLLQEGSFIHNRQEGPWIRYYTNGRILDQGTFHDGEKVGDWFTFHEDGSVRSTRRHTRKGRWLRR